From the Moorena sp. SIOASIH genome, the window TGCTGACCACGCTTGGTTGTATAGCCCTGTTGATTGAGCCAGTTAGCAATTTGTTGTAATGACTTGCCCGATTTATGGTGACGGCGAATTAACTCAATTACATGCTGTTCTTGGGGATCATCCACCAACTCACCATTTAGGGCCCGTTGACCGAAGGCCGGTGAACCATAACCTGCATAGCCACCCATAGTTGCCTTCGCTTGTCTACCTTGGTTTAGCCTTTCGATCAGGCTATCCCATTCCAATTCCTCAGCAGCCATAACTTAATGCATCAAGCAACTTCATACAACCATGGTAAACCAAACTATAGCCTTAGCCATCCTGGTTATTACAGCTATTCAAACCGATTAACCGCCCCTCTTTTTAAGGGAAGATAACAGGGGTAACCATGTTGACTGTTGTTGACTGTTTACCGTTGATCGTTGACTATAAGTTTGTGGTAGTTTTGAAAAATTTAAGGAATATATCATGAGTACAGTGGCTTACATCAAAGACAGTGAATTTGATTCAATTTTAACCTCTGAAGTACCAGTAGTCGTTGATTTTACAGCCCCTTGGTGTGGTCCATGTCGTAAAATTAGTCCTTTAATGGAACAACTTGCTGAAGAATACAAAGATCGCGTTCAGGTAGTAAAAATCGATATTGACGCCGACAAAGCTACTGCAAAAAAATACAGTATCCGCAGTATTCCTGCTGTGCTTATTTTTAAGGGCGGTGAGCTGGTAGAAAATATTGTGGGAGTTGCTCCGTATGATAAATTTACTGACGCAATTGAAAAGCAACTTTAGGTTTAATTAAAAACCGAAAAATTTTCCAAAATTTCTGTATTCTGAGTTTAATTCTGACTTATTTCCTTCAAGCAATGACCTGTAAATGAGGAGAATCGGCAATGGAGACAACTCAATCAGTCCGATGTCCCAACTGTGGGAATATGGCTCAACGTCACTACTTAATCGGTTCTCAAGCATCACATTATGCTTGTGCTGGAGACCAGGTCACCAAAACTGAATGCCCAGTTTGTGACTATTTAATGGTGATGTGTTCTGTAAGCGGTAATGTGATTGAAGCTTACGCACCAGGTAGACAAGTTATGGCTAATTCCGGCAAATTTACCGAAGTAGTGCACAGAGAAAGTCCTGCTCTTATAGAAGTAGGGATGAATCGCCGCAACAGGTTAGTGGCTAGTAGGAAATATCAATTAACTACTGTAGGCTAAAAAAAGATAGACTAAAAAAGAGCTGCTATCTCCTACTAAGTACCTTTACCAGCCATCCTTCGGGAGAAAGCCGTGGGGATGAAATTCATACCTCCATTGTTGATTCACCTCACTACCTGACAATTGTTTGTTGAGTTTTATAAAAAATCAGGACTTAGGCAAAACTGGGTACCAAAATATAGAAAATTTCTAGAAAATATATAAGTAGTAGGATGTGTTATTAACGCACCTTAAAGAGACAGTTACTGCGTAAGTCCTGGAAATATTTTCACGGAGATAGTAATTATGATGAAAGCTGAACAGATTATGACCACAGACGTAGTCACCATTAGCGGCTCAGCAACAATTGCTGAAGCTGTGAAGCTAATGAAGGATAAGGGACTGCGTGCTCTGATTGTGGAACGCCGCCATGATGATGACCCCTACGGAATTGTGACCGAGACAGACATAATCTACAAAGTAGCGGCCTACGGTAAAGACCCAAAGGAAATGCGTGTCTATGAGATTATGACCAAACCCTGTATTGTGGTGAATCCTGAGTTGGGTGTGGAATATGTAGCGCGATTGTTTGCCAATACCCGTACCCGTAGAGCTCCAGTCGTAAAGAGCAAATTACTGGGTATTATTTCCATCAGCGATATCCTTAAAAAGAGTGATTTCGTGGAGAAGCCAAAAAGCAATTTTGAGCTTTACTGCGAAGAAAATCCCAGCGCACTAGAGGCGCGGATTTATGATGATTAATCTAGGTTGAAGATTCAACTATAGCGGTTCTTATATTAATGAGGTACACAGGATTTTTTACCTATTCACTATTCTCTGTACCGAAGTTCACTAAAATCAAAAACTTGTGTACCTCAACTATTTGATAAATGCTATAATGTTAGTGAAATTAAACGAATATTATTCAAATATAGAGACTTGTTAGGCTAGATATCTACAGACGTAAATAGACAATATTTTTTTGGTGGTAATAAGTATGTGATGGATAATCGTTAAATAATTATTAATTAATAATTACCAATTATCCATTACCAGAGAAAAACTATGATGATTAGTCAACCAGATTTGATCTGATTAACTAAAAGGTGGTTTGACTATCGAGTATACTGCTGAATTTTGGCTTGAGCTCTGGGATAGGCGGAGGTACCTTCAGGAATTTGTTTCAAATAATCCAAAGCCTTAGTGTAGTTGTTCAAAACAGCTTGATTATCAGCCATCTTTAAGAGATAGTTAGCCCTAATTTCCTGCTTAGCGGTATAGTCAACAATTTTTTCCTGAGCCTTAGGATAGGCATCGGTATGTTTAGGAACTTTTTTCAAATATACCAATGCACCGGTAAAGTCTTGCTGAGCGGCTCGATTGTAAGCCTGCTGAAGAAGAAAGTTCGCTTTGATGTTTCGCTTTTGAGTGTACTCAGGAACTTTTTCTTGAATTGTAGCGTAGGCTTTTGTTCCCTTTGGGATTTGTTTAAATGTGTTGAGTGCACCGGTAAAGTCTCTCTCGATAGCCTGCTTATAAGCTTGCTCTAGTAACTGGTAAGCTTCCTGCTCAAGATTGGCTTGAGCTTGGCTGACCATAGGTTCTATTTGCTGTTGCCAGAAGACAATATTAGGAATCTGGCTAGCCTGCTCAACTACCTCTAGCCACTTCTGTTGGTCAAAGGCGGTTTTGATCAGGGGGAATAGGGCTTTGGCATCTTGCCAATCTTTTTTCCACTGAGCGATCGCATTTTGAGCATCCTGATAGTCTTCACTATCTTCCGGAATCGATTTTACCAGGTTCAGTGCTGCTTCTAAATCTCCTTCCTGGTACTTTTGCTCAGCCTGTGCTAGCTTAGTTTCTGCCTGGTTGGGAGTCTTGAGTAAAAAGTAGCCTCCAGCTACGACTAGTAAGGCTAGATATGTGGAAACTCCGATTGCGGTGAGATTAAGTCCACTAGCCCTTCTTTTAGGAATAGTAGGCACATAGGGAAAATCAGTTTCCTCTGTTTCCTCTGTTTCCTCTGTTTCCTCGGTTTGAAGAGTCTCTGGTTCAATTGGCTCAAGCAGAGTATCGTCAGTTTTTTCTTTGTAGGGGTTTGGGGATGTTGGTGGTGCTGGGGACATTGGTAAGTTTATAGATGGTTTAGAACTAGTTAAGGAATGGAGTGCCTCCAAAACCTGATCAGCAGACTGGTAACGGTCTTTGAAGTAATAGCGCACCATCTGCTGAATAATGGCAGCGAAATCTTTAGTGACTGTGGCGTAGTCCTGCCAAAGGGCTTCTCCGGTTAATGGGTCTTCTTCTAGCTGTATGGGTTTGAGTCCTGTGAGTGCCTCAATGCCAATCATCCCTACAGCATATAGGTCACTACAGGGACGAGGTTTACCCAGAACCTGCTCTGTTGGTATATACCCGAATGCTCCCAAAGCCGCTATGGCACTAAATTGAACACCAACTAATGGTGTCCGCACCTGCTTAATACCGCTAAAGTCAGTTAAAACTAATTTGCTATCTTCTGATCGTCTGATCAGATTGTCTGGCTTGATATCACCATGAATCACCCCTTGGCGATGGACAAATGCCAAAATTTCTAAAACCTCTTGTAGCAGATTGATTACTCTGCTTTCAGTCCAAGGTTGATTGAGTTCCTCACTCAGGGGTCGTCCAGGGATGAAATCTTGAACTATGTAGAAGCTATGGTCAATTTCTAGGCAATCTAAAATTTTGCCAACTTGGTCATGCTGACAGATAATCTCCAAAATTTTAGTTTCACGACGAAATATATCTTTTGCAGCTTGCCAGCAGTCAGGGTCATCACTAACAGGACGGAATTGTCTAACAATACATTGGGGATTTCCCGGTCGGTAAGTGTCTAGCGCAATATAAGTTTGACCCCAGCTCACACTTTTAAGGATGTCAATAACTTGATAACGTCCATTGATTAACTGTTCTGGTCCTGCCCCTGGGCTAAACGCTAGTCTAGACATACGCTTCTTACTAACCGCTTACGTTGATGTTTCCTGTGAAAGTGTTCATGGTGCTTCACAGCAAGGAGAGGAATAGGCCGAAGGTGCCGAAGAATGGAACAATGGAAGAATAAAGTATTTCTGATCTCCGTGATCTGAGCTATTTCCCCTATCTGCCCGTCAGACTAGATACTATTGAGCAGATTAAACAGCCCTAAGGGGGGACAGAGAGTAGAGACGGTAGAATTTGCCACCGGTGCGCTTTCCGTGATGGCGAGGGATTGCTCGCCATCACGGGTCGCACCGCATAGTTTCAGATCAGCCATCACGAATACCTCAGTACCGTTAGACACTCCTCAAGGAAAGTTACACTTAATCTATTCTTCAGGCACCAAATGCTCGATCCGGAACCTAAGAAACACTGCTGTGCAAAGGGGTGATCGGATAATAGGATAATGGGATAATGGGGTGATATGTAGTATTCTTTTTTGGATTTCATATTACTGTTGGTCCTTTTGCCTTTATGCTGGAGAAGGGGCGATAGTAACACAAGCATGACCATTCATCAAAAACAATCAATCCAAATTGCCGTTGTTGGGGACATTCATCAACTGTGGGAAGCGGAAGATGCTATAGCTCTTGAGCAGTTGGGTGTGGATCTGGTCTTATTTGTCGGGGATTTCGGCAATGAGGCGGTGGATATAGTCCAGATGATTGCTGCTATTGACCTACCCAAGGCAGTGATTATGGGAAACCATGATGCTTGGTATACTGCCTCGGAATGGGGGAGGAAAAAGTGTCCTTATGACCATGAAGTAGAAGATAGGGTACAGCAACAGTTGGACCTACTGGGGTCAACCCATGTGGGTTATGGTTACCTTGACTTCCCAGATTTGAATCTCTCTGTAGTTGGTGCTCGCCCTTACAGTTGGGGCGGGCAGACTTGGCGAAATAAGAAGTTTTACAGGCAACAGTATGGGATTAATAGCTTTTCTGAATCCGTTGAGCGCATTGTAGCAGCAGCGGGTAGTGCGGCTTACGAAACGGTAATCTTGATCGGTCATAATGGTCCGACGGGACTAGGTGATCAAGCAGAAGCTCCCTGTGGTAAAGACTGGTATCCTGCTGGTGGTGATCATGGGGACCCGGATTTGGAAGATGCGATCGCAAAAACCTATGCCTTGGGTAAAAACATTCCCTTAGTCACCTTTGGTCATATGCACCACATCCTAAAGCACACCAAAGACCGACTACGAACCATGATTGTTACTAGTCCGGAAGGGACTGTATACTTAAATGCAGCTAGTGTCCCTCGAATTATCCAAACCGATACAGACCGATTGCGGAATTTTTCGATAGTGTCTCTCAAAGGCGGTATAGTGGATCAAGTCTCCCTGGTCTGGGTGGGTAAGGATTACTCAGTAGTATCTGAAGAATTACTTTACCAAAAATTTTGGTCTAAAGCCCCGTCCTTACAGGACGGGTTTGTGTTAAGATAAAGACATAACGAAAAAATATTCTAGATAAACAGGATCTTGAATAAGTAGACAGTGTAAAAAACCTGTTTTGAGATAATCAGGTTGCACAATCAAGTCTAACGATTTGGGAGTCTATGAAGGTCTAAGATCCCAAAAAAATGTTTATCTAAATTTGTTAATTAGTTTAGGTACGGTGGGGCACACCGAAACCTAGGTCATAGACCAAATACGCTTGGGTCGAGGAGACCTCTATTTTTCCTGGCTTCGGCCTGGTTAAACAAGTCCCCCCGTTGTTCGCGTAGCGTGGCCATAGGCCAAGCAAGAATCCCCGTCCTTCCAGGGCGGGGAGTGTCAACAGGCTTCTGAAGCGTTGCTGGTATAAAACAAAGTTTTTAACTGGCTAGAAATAGTCGCCATCCGAGCCCACGGATTGTTAATATAGATTTGCCTGGAGAGGTGGCAGAGTGGTCGATTGCACTCGACTTGAAATCGAGCGAGCCGAAAGGCTCCGGGAGTTCGAATCTCCCCCTCTCCGTTTTATAGTTTATATTTGTTCACAGTTGAGACTTGAGGGTTGACGGTCAACCCTCAAATTTTTTTTCTTGATGCAAAGGGCGAGTCAGAAAGTAGGTTTAAGTTGATGTAGTTGATGTAGGGTGGGCAGTGGATCAGACAGATAATCAAGCTTGCAAAGCACGTTGGTAGGCACTGCCCACCCTAAGATTGATGACAATGGTGCAAGTACTCAGTTGATGTAGGGTGGGCAGTGGATCAGACAGATAATCAAGCTTGCAAAGCACGTTGGTAGGCACTGCCCACCCTACGATTCTACGATTCATGATAATGGTGCAAGATCTCAGTTTAAGTAGGTTTAGTTTCCTCCATTGCCGATAAATCCCAGGACTAGGCTGTCCGGAGCAAGGAAATGACTCAAGTGATAAGCTCGCTCTTCAGTTTTGAGCAAGATTTTCTCATAGAGATAGCGGGTGCCACGATCGCCCAGGCTTTCTGCTTGAGCGGCTTGACTGCGTACTAACTGAATGATTGACTGCTCAGCTGCCAAGTCATGCTCTACCATCTGGCGAGAGTTGTAAACTCCATCAGATTCAGGAGTGAAGCAGCACAATTCAGCTAATTTGGTAAAACTAGCGGCTGGAATTCCTCCTAGTCCATTCAAACGCTCTCCTAAGTCATGGACATGATCCTCAGCATCCTCGTAGCTTTCTTCAAAGAATTTATGCAAGGAGTAAAATTCTGCTCCTTCCACAACAAAGTGGTGCTTTTGATATTGCAGGTACAACCCTTGGAAGCTGGCTAAAGCAATGTTTAATCCTTCACAAACAGGGGTGGTAACGTTTTTTTCCAGCAAAATTGGATTGTCAGCAATTTCACCAAAGGAGCGTAGTAGACCCTGAGTTGTAGACATAATAGTGTTCTCCTCTTGTTCTCATTAAGTGTGGCTTATTGCCAAGCCTTTAAGTAGGCTAACACATATCATCTTATTTAATCTAGACTCCCAAATGTCGCTAATAACACAATTTTTAACTTTTTAAGAAGCTCTATTGACGATTATTTGTGATAGATTAGTTGAGAGAGATTTTCTATTAGTCACGACTCCGTGAACTGGATTGGTTTTGGCAAAATCTGCTTAAACCCAGCACATTATAAAGATTAAGTCCACAAAAATGGCAATTTTTAAGGTTGATTAAAGAAAAACAGTTTTCCTAGAGGTAAATAACTATGTCTAAGTTGAAACAGCCAGTCTCAGAGTTTAGTGTAGTAGGACAGTTATTAGACTTTGTCATTAAGGATGGCTATAAAATCAAGTACTTAAGAATTACTGTTTCAGATATCGAATATTGGATTAAGTTATCTAAACCTCTCAGAAAGAGCTTGGATCCAGCCATTATCCCTGGGGCATGGATTGAGGTGAGTGGCACCAGCAAACTAAAGCTCAAAACTGGAAAACTGAAACTGAAAGCCTATGAGGTGAGCCTTGCTGCTCCCCCCCACCACCAGCCAACAACTGTTTTGGGAACCAAAACTCCCAGCCGGAAAGCGAGTATTTTAGTTTGTCAGAAATCCAGTTGTCGGAAACGCGGGGGTCAAGCGGTCTGTAATGCGATCGCATCGAGTTTAAAGGACCATGGCTTAGAAGACCAAGTCAAGATTAAAGAAACTGGCTGCCTCAAACAGTGCAAACATGGCCCCAACCTGGTGATGATGCCAGACAAAGCTCGCTACAGCCAAGTGGCTCCCCAGCAAATTCCGACCCTGATCGAACGACACTTTGTGTGACATACTCCCACACTGATGCACACATTGACTGCTAACGCAGTACAGTTGGGCGACCGGGGAGTGTCAAATTTTTCGATAAATATCTTCTGAGTTAGCGTTCAAGTAGGGACGCCGCAACTCAATCCCAAACTGAGAAAACTGTTGTTGTATAGAGTTCATCCGACCTTCGGGAGAATCGTTACCGTTTTGCCAAACTTCTAGTAAGCCATTAGCAACCATTTGCCAACGGTTCATCCCGAAACTTTCTTCAGCCGTAAATTTATGGACTGGTTCCTCTGAGAGAGCCAGTCCTGGTGCTAGCTGCTTGGTAAATAGAGGTACTTCCATCTCAAAATGGGATTGGTGTTGAGCATAAACACTCTCAAGGATGGGATGGACTGTGTCATAATTGCTCTTCTCAAAGCAGAGAACCCCTGAATCGTAGCGGTCGTAGTTAGCGGGGTCATCTACCACCTTAAAGGTAAAGGGAATGGTAATTTCATTAAGTTGCTCGGTGATCCCTCTCATCACAGCAACTGCACCTTCGGGACTGAGATTAAAATAGACGTTCACTATCTGGTTGTCACGATCTCCAATCTTCTGATTGACTGGACCAGCATTGACTGAACCAGCATTACCAACTGCGACATAGAATCCGTGTTCAACTAGATTAGGAGGCATTCGGATAGTGACTAAGCTACCGACAGTAGCAGATTGAGCCGCTGGTGGTAAGTAATACTGAGGTCTGATGTGCAAGGTCAGACCATTCTTGTGTACAGCCAACTTGCCATCACTCTCCTCCCTGATTACCAACCAACCTGGTTCAAAGTAACCAGTCCCAGTATTATTTTCGTACAGCTGCTGGTAAAACTCCAGGTTCAGCCCCATCACAGTATTGTTTTCTAAATTTGGGTGAAGCGGTAACTCAGTTGAATTGGCTTCGGCTGATTCTGTGGCTTTATCCAAACCGTTGTCATAGATGTCGTACAGAAAACTGAGCAGTTGCAGGCTCAGATACTTATTCTGGATCTCCACAGGTAGTTGCTGAACCCGGTCTAGCATCTCAGCTGAAAGTTCCAGAGGTTTGTAATCTGGATGACTAATACAGAAGTTAGGTTGAATCTGAAGGTTGCTAACGATGTCTTCTAGAATATCCAGCTCTCGCGCAACAGCAGAATCAGGAGAAGAATCAGGTAGTTGATTTCGCAGAGAATTTAGTAATGGCATCATGAACCAGTTGGGACTCAAAATACTCAGACCAATTGTCGTGTCGGCCTGCAACAAATTTTTCCTTCCTTTTGTAGGACTTACGACGTTTAGTTGGTTTTGCCCCCCTAACCCCCCAAATCTGGGGGGGACAAAGTCACGAAAGTCCCCCAATTAGAGAAAGGGGATTAGGCGGGAATCGGGCTAAGACCAGTTAATTGAGAGGCTGTTGTCCCAAAAACAATGGGGATTGAATCGTCCGGATTGCATAACAAACGCTTAGCCACCTGAACCATACAGACTCCTGTGTTACCAAAGATTTCCCGGTACTCGATCCTTGTCTGAATTTTTTCAATCAAGATAAAACCAGTAAATTGTATCACTCGTTTCAAAAAATCAGGACTACGCTGAAGTATTTCTGGAAAGTAATCAAAATAAGCGTTAGTTAGAGCAACAAGGCTTGGTTGAATTACCTCAAGGGGAATTTTAGCTAAGCGTAAAGCAGTTTGAACATCAATACTTCTGTTAACCGTTAAGCTACTTAGCCAAATGGTTAGGTAGTTAGCAATAATCGTAGCTAAATCAAATGCTGGATCTGACCAAGTGAACCTCTCCCAATCAATCATTCGCAGGATATTTGTACCTTCAGGCTGGTGGTTTGAGAGGGTTTGCTCCCACTCAAGCTGGACTAAAACGTTGCTGAGCTTAAGGTCATTGTGGGTCAAACAGCAAGGCTGCCAAGCTCTGTTAAGTTCTGCGATCGCTTGCCCTATGCTCTCATGGCGCTGATAAAGTTTAAAGAATTCAATCCCATCTGCACAAAATATCGCAAAAATTTCTGGTCCAATTCCTTCTAGCCCATGAAGCAAGTTAGGGGCTTTGTCAAGGAACTCTTTTCCATGGGAGGCAAAGAAGTTTTTATATTCGTGACGGTCTAGAGTGGTGCGATGGATTGTAGCAATACTAGCTCCGAGCTGGGCTGCGATCCCAGTGGGAAAAACCTCCTTTTGATCATAAAAATCTGTTAAGTCGCAATAGTCATTGAGATAGTTAAAAACAATAATAGAGCAACTGGGATCAAAATGAATTGGCTCCGATATTAGGGGACGAATGGGGCTCAGTTCTGGAAATTTTTGTAAAAATTCCTGAATTCGCCATTCGTTATGCAACTCACCTAAGGTGTTTCCTTCTCGATTATGAGGCTCTTGTTTAACCAAAAGATGGCGACCATTGGAAAAACTGACTAGCAAATTAAAGTTTTTACAGGATATTGGTTTAATCTGGATTTTATCTTGATATGTTGGCTTACAAAGCCCCTGTTCAACTAGATAATCTAAAACGTTTTGAGAGCTTAATAAAAATGTCATTATAATTCTCAATATTACCGGGTGCTAAACCCAGTAATAGCCTCAACTATTGCTTAGACACGGCTGATGGAATCGTAAGCTATCAGCTATCAGCGATTAGCGCTACGCGCACGCTACTTGAGGTGCTATCAGCGATTAGCGCTACGCGCACGCTACTTGAGGTGCTATCAGCTAATGCGCGTAGCGCAATCGGTGCTTTTGAATACAAGAGGTAAGCATTCTTTTAATCTGAGTTAAGTCCCAGCGTCGTTCGCACAGCGTGGCCAAAGGCCAAAGCCTGTTCTACGCGAACGAGGTTTATTTTAAGCTGAAGGCTGACCGCTGACTGCTGAATGCTTACATGGTATCAAACCCTTATCATCAGTTATTGTCAGGCATTTTGGGAGTCAGTAATTACGCAGTTAATCTACCTGTAGGGTGTGTTATTAACGCACCCTACTAGTTATCGAGTTTGGTGCCCAGGTTTGCGTAAGTTTTGGGAGGAAAATGTCCCCAGCATCTGACTCCTAAAATCCCTATCCCCCAGTAATGAAAAGGACTTTATCCATTTACTCAGGGGAACTGAACTCTATAGGGACTAATGCACTGGTCTACAATTGTGTGGAAAGAAACCGGGATGTGGAAAGAAAAAGCCACCTTTGCTGGGTTTGAACCGGCTGGGTTTGAACCGGCTGGATTTGGAGCGGCTGGGTTTGAACCGGCTGGTTTTAAAACCCTTGCTACTTTTACTGCCAAAGAAAAAGCCACCCTTGTTTTTTTTGCCGCCGCCTTCTATACCCTTGAGTTCATCTTCGGTTAGATCTTTCATGAACTCATGGAATCCTTCAGACTCCGAAAACAGAGCTGAACCAGCAGGAGGCAGATCAGAAATTGAGAAGTTACTCATGTTACAATCTCCAATAGTAGACAATTGGGGAAAATAAGCACTTCTATTAATTAGCTACTATGTTGCCTGCGACTAGGTTTTGTTAATAGGTAATAGTCAATGGGACATCAGGCATCGTAATCCAACTACCAATGACCAATTACCAATGATCAATTACCAATTAAGCATCTCATTATTTTCGCTAATTCATATTACATGCCTATTTTCCGGCGAATTCAGATCAAGTCCGGTTAATCACGTCCAGAATAGTCCTTTGATTTTTGGCTTACTGTAAGTAATAGATGATGGATAATCTTAAACTACGAATTACCAATGACGAATTCCCAATTTTCAATTGCCACCATCAGGGATCTTTATGATTATTGAACCGGACTTCCGATGATCTGTGTTTTTGGGACTTTCATAATTTAGCTAGATAAGTTATGGCGATGTCGCCACTTTGGCGCTAATTTACAAAAATTCATCAAGATTGACGCTTTGGTAATTGGTAATTGGTAATTAGTAATTAGTAATTAGCTTGGTTCATGTAGGGTGGGCAGTGCAGCAGACAGATAATGAAGCTTGCAAAGCGCGTTGGTAGGCACTGCCCACCCTACGATTAATGACAATGGTGCAAGATCTTAGTTTGGTAATTGGTAATTAGTAATTGGTAATTAGTAATTAGTAATTGGTAATTAGTAATTGGAATTACTCCCTCGACCTTAGAGGTTGTCTGAGAAGTCTCATTTGCTACACCAAGCCCCCGTTAGTCCCCCAAGCGAGCAATCCCTCGCTTGGGGGACTTTTACCAGCAAATTGATTCTTGTTCCCCCCAGAATTGGGGGGCTAGGGGGGCAAAATTGAATATCAAAAAACTTTTCAGATATCCTCTTACCCATTACCAAAAAAAACAACGACAACTATAGCAAAGGGAACAGCGGATCACCGGAACAGGTAACAGAGAACAGGTAACAGAGAATAGGGAAGTCGAACTGGTGAAGTTTAGCCCATCAGTGGACTGCCGTGATGATGCACCAAATACCAAGAGCCAGCCATAAGCTCAAACATATTGGTTGCTATGGATTCTGCCTCAATCCTTCTACCCTTGCTCACTTGCAACACTTTTTCTAGCACTACAACGTAGGCCAGAGTCTCCCTGACCTCAGTAGCAATAATCTCTGGTTCAATTTCCAGGTATTGGGTATTCTTAAATATCATTTCCCAAGATGAGCGAATGTCCCGCCAACCTTTGATTACATCACGTCCAGGGTGAATACAAAGACTACCAGTGCCTTGAGACCAGACCTTACTCATGGCTTCAATGTCCTTTTTCTCAAAAGCTCGATAAAAAGCTGTGTTGGCAGCTAAAACCTCTGTGCGATCGCTACTCATAATTTTTTGTTGACTTTCACAATTGTGAATAGATTTAATTATATATAGTGAAATCGGATTAATCACATGTAAGCATTAAGCGGTCAGCGGTCAGCGGTCAGCGGTCAGTAGTCAGTGGTCAGTGATCAGTAGTCAGTGGTCAGTGGTCAGTGGTCAGTGGTCAGTGGTCAGTGGTCAGTGGTCAGCGGTCAGTGGTCAGTGGTCAGTGGTCAGTGGTCAGTGGTCAGCTGATTTTATTCAAAAGCTGAAAGCTGATAGCTCATAGCTAATAACTGATAGCTAATAACTAATAGCTAATAACTGATAGCTAATAACTGATAGCTGACGGATTGCGCTCTTGGAGCCGTATCATAAATATGGGTGAGATTATCTTATGGTGGCATGGAAACAATTTGGGAACTCGATTTTTACTCCCGCCCAATTTTGGACGAAAATCAGAAGAAACTTTGGGAAGTCTTAATTTGCGAGAGTCCTTTGGACATCAACCTCTCACCTGAGACACTGTTTCAATACGCTAGTTGGTGTCCCAACCAGCAGGTG encodes:
- a CDS encoding recombinase family protein, with protein sequence MAAEELEWDSLIERLNQGRQAKATMGGYAGYGSPAFGQRALNGELVDDPQEQHVIELIRRHHKSGKSLQQIANWLNQQGYTTKRGQQWKRISVKRVLDRLYGRTPRVSTLPQNPSQGNLKE
- the trxA gene encoding thioredoxin is translated as MSTVAYIKDSEFDSILTSEVPVVVDFTAPWCGPCRKISPLMEQLAEEYKDRVQVVKIDIDADKATAKKYSIRSIPAVLIFKGGELVENIVGVAPYDKFTDAIEKQL
- a CDS encoding CBS domain-containing protein → MMKAEQIMTTDVVTISGSATIAEAVKLMKDKGLRALIVERRHDDDPYGIVTETDIIYKVAAYGKDPKEMRVYEIMTKPCIVVNPELGVEYVARLFANTRTRRAPVVKSKLLGIISISDILKKSDFVEKPKSNFELYCEENPSALEARIYDD
- a CDS encoding serine/threonine-protein kinase, producing MSRLAFSPGAGPEQLINGRYQVIDILKSVSWGQTYIALDTYRPGNPQCIVRQFRPVSDDPDCWQAAKDIFRRETKILEIICQHDQVGKILDCLEIDHSFYIVQDFIPGRPLSEELNQPWTESRVINLLQEVLEILAFVHRQGVIHGDIKPDNLIRRSEDSKLVLTDFSGIKQVRTPLVGVQFSAIAALGAFGYIPTEQVLGKPRPCSDLYAVGMIGIEALTGLKPIQLEEDPLTGEALWQDYATVTKDFAAIIQQMVRYYFKDRYQSADQVLEALHSLTSSKPSINLPMSPAPPTSPNPYKEKTDDTLLEPIEPETLQTEETEETEETEETDFPYVPTIPKRRASGLNLTAIGVSTYLALLVVAGGYFLLKTPNQAETKLAQAEQKYQEGDLEAALNLVKSIPEDSEDYQDAQNAIAQWKKDWQDAKALFPLIKTAFDQQKWLEVVEQASQIPNIVFWQQQIEPMVSQAQANLEQEAYQLLEQAYKQAIERDFTGALNTFKQIPKGTKAYATIQEKVPEYTQKRNIKANFLLQQAYNRAAQQDFTGALVYLKKVPKHTDAYPKAQEKIVDYTAKQEIRANYLLKMADNQAVLNNYTKALDYLKQIPEGTSAYPRAQAKIQQYTR
- a CDS encoding TIGR04168 family protein; amino-acid sequence: MTIHQKQSIQIAVVGDIHQLWEAEDAIALEQLGVDLVLFVGDFGNEAVDIVQMIAAIDLPKAVIMGNHDAWYTASEWGRKKCPYDHEVEDRVQQQLDLLGSTHVGYGYLDFPDLNLSVVGARPYSWGGQTWRNKKFYRQQYGINSFSESVERIVAAAGSAAYETVILIGHNGPTGLGDQAEAPCGKDWYPAGGDHGDPDLEDAIAKTYALGKNIPLVTFGHMHHILKHTKDRLRTMIVTSPEGTVYLNAASVPRIIQTDTDRLRNFSIVSLKGGIVDQVSLVWVGKDYSVVSEELLYQKFWSKAPSLQDGFVLR
- a CDS encoding Dps family protein; protein product: MSTTQGLLRSFGEIADNPILLEKNVTTPVCEGLNIALASFQGLYLQYQKHHFVVEGAEFYSLHKFFEESYEDAEDHVHDLGERLNGLGGIPAASFTKLAELCCFTPESDGVYNSRQMVEHDLAAEQSIIQLVRSQAAQAESLGDRGTRYLYEKILLKTEERAYHLSHFLAPDSLVLGFIGNGGN
- a CDS encoding (2Fe-2S) ferredoxin domain-containing protein, whose product is MSKLKQPVSEFSVVGQLLDFVIKDGYKIKYLRITVSDIEYWIKLSKPLRKSLDPAIIPGAWIEVSGTSKLKLKTGKLKLKAYEVSLAAPPHHQPTTVLGTKTPSRKASILVCQKSSCRKRGGQAVCNAIASSLKDHGLEDQVKIKETGCLKQCKHGPNLVMMPDKARYSQVAPQQIPTLIERHFV
- a CDS encoding T3SS effector HopA1 family protein is translated as MQADTTIGLSILSPNWFMMPLLNSLRNQLPDSSPDSAVARELDILEDIVSNLQIQPNFCISHPDYKPLELSAEMLDRVQQLPVEIQNKYLSLQLLSFLYDIYDNGLDKATESAEANSTELPLHPNLENNTVMGLNLEFYQQLYENNTGTGYFEPGWLVIREESDGKLAVHKNGLTLHIRPQYYLPPAAQSATVGSLVTIRMPPNLVEHGFYVAVGNAGSVNAGPVNQKIGDRDNQIVNVYFNLSPEGAVAVMRGITEQLNEITIPFTFKVVDDPANYDRYDSGVLCFEKSNYDTVHPILESVYAQHQSHFEMEVPLFTKQLAPGLALSEEPVHKFTAEESFGMNRWQMVANGLLEVWQNGNDSPEGRMNSIQQQFSQFGIELRRPYLNANSEDIYRKI